The genome window ACTTCCCGTTCTTAATGGCGGCATGGAAAATCGCACCGGCATTGGCGGCAGGTTGTACCGTAGTAATCCACCCCTCCAGCACCACTTCGTTAAGCCTGTTATCTTTTGCACAAAAAATTAATCATTTACTGCCGAAAGGTGTATTAAATGTAATTACTGGTAAAGGCTCGAAATCGGGCGAATATATGCTTAAACACAAAGGCTTTAACAAATTGGCATTTACCGGTTCGACTGAAGTGGGACGTCATATTGCGATTTCTGCCGCAGAATTACTCATTCCGGCAACCTTAGAATTAGGCGGTAAATCGGCTAATATTTTCTTTGACGATATGCCGTTCGACAAAGCATTAGAGGGCGCACAAAAAGGTATTTTATTCAATCAAGGACAAGTCTGTTGTGCCGGTTCACGCATCTTTGTACAAGAAGGAATTTATGACAAATTTGTGGCAGCATTAGCCGAAGAATTTAAGAAAGTCAAAGTCGGTTTACCGTGGGAAGATGACACTCAAATGGGTGCACAAGTCAATGCAGGGCGACTCAACACTATCTTAAAATATGTCAAAATCGGTGAAGAAGAAGGATGTCGCATTATTACCGGCGGTAAAAAAGTCTTAGCTGATAACCTTGTCAATGGCGAATTTGTCGAACCGACTTTAATTGAATCGAAAGATAATAACAGCCGAATTGCTCAAGAAGAAATCTTCGGACCGGTGGCAACCGTGATTAAATTTAAAACCGAAGAAGACGTTATCCGTATGGCGAACGATTCGGAATACGGCTTAGGCGGCGGTGTTTGGACTAAAGACATTAATCGTGCATTACGTGTTGCACAAGCGATCGAAACCGGTCGTGTTTGGGTCAATTGCTACAATATTCTGCCGGCGGGCGCACCATTCGGCGGTTATAAATCTTCTGGTATCGGGCGTGAAACCCACCAAATGATGTTAGATGCTTATACCCAAGTGAAAAATATCTACATCAGTACCCGTGAAGAACGTGAAGGTATGTACTAATTTTTCATTATAATCTCCAAAATCAGCGGTCTAATTTCCCAGCTTTTTTGCAAAATTTAGCGGAAATTAGACCGCTTTTATATCATTTTAGTATAAAAAAATGCCTTTTGTTCTTTACTCCATAGCTCAGAAAAGGTAATCTCTCGCCACTTTTTATTTTACGATTTATTTAAAATCCTACTTGGAGAAGCACTTATGAAATTAGCGACTTTAACTAAAGTAAGTGCAGGTGTATTAGTAGCACTTGCCTTAACCGCTTGTGACGATAAAAATACCGATGCTAAAACTGTAGCGAAACCGGTTGCTGAAAAAACTTTTGTGAACTGTGTTAGCCGTTCACCACAACATTTAAGTCCGGCATTAGCAATGGACGGGATTTCTTACAATGCGAGTTCTCAGCAAGTTTATAACCGTTTAGTTGAATTTAAACGTGGTTCGACAGAGATTGAACCAGCATTAGCCGAATCTTGGGATATTTCAGAAGACGGTTTAACTTACACTTTCCATTTACGTAAAGGGGTAAAATTCCACTCAAACAAAGAATTTACTCCAAGCCGTGATTTTAATGCGGATGACGTAGTCTTTTCATTTAACCGTCAGTTAGACCCGAATCATCCTTACCATACGGTATCAAAAGCGACTTATCCGTACTTTAAAGCGATGAAATTCCCAACTTTATTAAAATCGGTAGAGAAAGTGGATGATCATACGGTGAAATTTACCTTAACCAAACGTGATGCGACCTTCGTTTCAAGTTTAGGGATGGACTTCACTTCGATCTATTCTGCCGAATATGCAGATGCGATGTTAAAAGCCGGTAAACCGGAAACTATCGATACGACACCGATTGGTACTGGTCCATTTGCCTTTACCGGTTACGTATTAGATCAGGCAAGCCGTTATGTGGCACATAAAGATTATTGGAAAGGTAAAGCTGATTTTGACCGCTTAATTTTTGAAATTGTGCCGGATGCAACCGCTCGTTATGCAAAATTACAAGCAGGTCAGTGCGACTTAATTGACTTCCCGAATGCGACTGATATTGAAAAGATGAAAACCGATCCGAAAGTACAATTACTTTCACAACCGGGTTTAAATATCGCTTATGTGGCATTTAATACCGAAAAAGCACCGTTTGATAATGTCAAAGTACGCCAAGCGTTAAATCTTGCGGTAGATAAAAAAGCGATTATTGATGTGGTTTACCAAGGTGCCGGTATTGCGGCGAAAAATCCATTGCCGCCAACTATTTGGGGCTACAACGACAGCTTACCAGAATCAGAATTTAATATTGAAAAAGCGAAACAACTTTTAGCAGAAGCTGGCTATCCGAATGGTTTTGAAACTGAACTTTGGGTACAACCAGTAGTGCGTGCTTCAAATCCGAACCCACGCCGTATGTCTGAAATCATTCAGGCAGACTGGGCGAAAATCGGGGTAAAAGCAAAATTAGTCACTTACGAATGGGGCGATTATATTAAACGTACTAAAGCAGGTGAATTAACTGCCGGTACCTATGGCTGGTCGGGTGATAACGGTGATCCAGATAACTTCTTATCACCATTATTCGGTTCAGCAAACGTTGGCAACAGTAACTATGCTCGTTTTAATAGCCCTGAGTTGGATGCGTTATTAGATAAAGCCCTCGGCTTATCGGATAAAGCGGAACGTACAAGACTCTACGAACAGGCACAAGTATTGTTAAGAGAACAAGCACCGTGGATTAACGTGGCACACTCGATTAACTTTGCACCGACTAGTAAACGTGTACAAGACTACAAACAAAGTCCGTTCGGTTACACTTATCTGTACGGTACAAAACTTGCTGACTAAAAGTCTTTAGACTAATTCAGGCAAATCAACAAAAATGGTGGGAAATCCCACCATTTTTTATTTCCGTTATCTTATGGTGATAGCCTTTCTTTATGCCACTTTCCTTCAACAAGGCGATAATAAATCCTGTCATGCAAACGGCTTGGCCTGCCCTGCCAAAATTCAATACGTTCTGGTAACACAATATAACCGCCCCAATGAGGTGGGCGAGGTACGTGTAACGGGTGTTTCGCCGCAATCAATGCCGCCTTTGCCACCAACTCGCTTTTACTGGCTAACACTTGACTCTGATTACTTGCCCAAGCTCCGACTTGGCTGGTATAAGGACGGCTGGCAAAATAGCGATCCGATTCCTCAGCTGAAATTTTCTCAATCTGTCCTTCAATCCGTACCGAACGTTCTAACTCCGCCCAAAAAAAGGTTAATGCCGCATAAGGATTTTGCTCAATCGCTTGCCCCTTACGGCTTTGATAATTGGTAAAAAACACAAAGCCGTTTGGATTCACCTCTTTTAATAACACAATACGGCTGGTCGGTTTGCCGTCAAGAACGGTGGCAACGTTCATCGCTGTCGGCTCATTCGCTTTAGCGGTAATCGCTTCCTGTAACCATTGTTCGAATTGTTGAATCGGATCCGCATGGCAATGCGCTTGGGACAATTCTTGTTTACTATAATCTTCTCGAATGTTGTGTAGATCCATGTTTTTCCTCTACAAACTAGAAAACAAAAGCGGTCAAATTTCCGCAAAATTTTGCAAAAATTCAACCGCTTGTATTACGCAGATTTTGCCGCTTCTGAAGCCGGTTTACGACGTTTACCAATATTTTTGGTGTCTTTATGACGCACTTTTACTTTGGCTTTTGCCGCTTCTTTCTTCGCTTCTTTACGTTTTTTAATACGTGCTTTTTCTTTTTTGGTCGTAGTATTCAACTCACCGTCTTTCGGCGCTTTGGTACGAGGTTCTAAACCTTCAATCACCCTCGCTTTTAACAACTCTTCGGTATAGCGTTTGATTTTGCCTAACAGTTTGTAATCATGCGCTTCAACCAACGAAATCGCCGATCCTTTTTTACCGGCACGAGCGGTACGACCGATACGGTGCAAATAGGTATCTGCACTATACGGTAAGTCGAAGTTAATCACATAATCGACATCATCAATATCAATACCACGAGCGGCAACATCCGTCGCTACCAATACATTCACTACACCGTCTTTCAAACGGGCGATCGCTTGGTTACGCTGAGTTTGTGCCATATCGCCTTCTAAATAAGTCGAACGTAAGCCACGTTTACGTAACGTATCGCTTAACTCACGCACATCTTCACGACGGCGAACGAATACAATCGCTTTTTCCATTTCCATCGTAGAAATTAAACGAGCAAGCAATTTGGTTTTGTGTTCTAAGTTATCCGCATGGTAATACCATTGTTGGATTTTTTTACGCTCACGGCGACTTGGTTCCGCATCAATTTTTAACGGGTTATCCAAAATACGGTCAGTAAAATCCACCAACAATTCGCCTTCTAGCGTTGCCGAGAATAACCACGTGTGTTTACGCCAACGGGTTTCCGCCGCAATTTTTTCCGCATCTTGACCAAAGCCCATTTGTAACATACGGTCTGCTTCATCAAAGATCAAAATCTCTACCGCACGGCAGTCAAAATTTTCTTCTTTGATATATTGCATTAAACGTCCCGGTGTCGCGACCACAATATCTTGGTTGCTGTTAAACACTTCGCCGTGGTTTTGATACGCCACACCGCCGGTAATCGTCGCAATACTAAGCTTGGTAAATTCGGCAAAAGCTTGCGCTTCTTCCGCTACTTGCATCGCAAGTTCACGAGTCGGCGTTAAAATTAAAATACGAGGTGCGCCCGGTTTACGGCGTGGGTAATCCAATAAATGTTGAATTGCCGGCAATAAAAATGCGGCAGTTTTGCCGGTGCCGGTTGGTGCCGAACCAAGCAAATCACGTCCGTCAAGCGCGTGTGGAATGGTTTCCGCTTGTACGGCGGTCGGGCGTTTGTAACCTTTTTTATTGAGTGCTTTTAACAGTTGAGGAGCTAAATCTAATTCCTCAAAGGTCATGAATGGGGTTTCAGTGGTCATTATGTTTAATGTTCCTAATCATTTATAAATACAGTGCCATCACAACGGCATTTTCTCTTGCGCCACTCGGTGTCGGATAATAATTTTTACGAATAGTGACTTCATTAAAACCGAGTGCGTCATATAATTTTTGTGCGGCGAGATTGGATTCTCGCACTTCTAGCCAAAGCGTTAAGATACCTTGTTCACGCAGTCTTTCAATTAAGGCAGATAATAAACGTTTGCCGTAACCTTTTGCTTGAAAACTCGGATCAACAGCGATATTAAATAAAGTGGCTTCGTCCAATACGGTTTGGCAAATGGCAAAAGCCACAATTTGATCTTGTTCGGTCAGCTTAAGATTTAAGTATTTGTCACCTTGATTATTTAGCAAAGTACCTTTGCTCCAAGGTACAAGATGAGCGGCTTGTTCAATTTCAAACAAGCGGTCAAAATCCGATTCATTCACTACTTCAATCATGATTATCCTCAAAATGCTGACAAAATGCCGCCATTTGTCGCCAAAGTTGGCGTTTAGTTGCGACATTAGTTAAATCTTGCCACGAGCTATGTTGCCAAGCGGTCTGATTTGCAAATTTTTTTGCAATTTCAACCGCTTGTGATTCTGCTTGGATTAACCAAAAAATAGGCTGATGTTCAAAAGCTAAACGCTGGGCTTGTTCCGCATCCAACCATTGATATTGGTTTGGTCGCAACTGCAAGGTGCGTAAAATATCCGAAAACAGACCGCTAGTTTGATGATTCTCTTCACATACCACAACCAGTTTCACCGCTTTATCCAAGCGAATTTGCGCATCGCCCTTTAATACTTGCGGTTTTGTTAGCACCCATTGAGGAATATTCATCTCATTTAATAGCAAATCTCGCCGATTCATCTCATACCTCGCAAAAACAAGTAGGGAATAGTACCAAAAGTCGGTAAAATGCGGAAATGTTTTTATGATTAAGCCCTGTAATATAGGGAAACAAAAGGATAGTTATGCTCTCTCTTGAAAGTGAAGTGTTAAACCGTCATTTGCCTTTATTTGCCAATAAATCCATTTTATTTTTTGGTGATATTCGAGATCGCTTTGTCGATCAAATAAAAGCGAATGCGAAAAGTGTAGACATTTTTAGCAGTTATTTCGATTATGCACGCCAATATGCCGATGTGAACTTCGGCTTAGATTGTGAAATTAAAGCAGAATTAGCCGTCTTTTACTGGACTAAAAACAAACAGGAATGCCAATATCAATTACTGCAATGGCTTTCACAAGCCGCTGTGGGGCAGGAAATGTTGATTATCGGTGAAAACCGTGCCGGTGTGCGTTCGGTAGAAAAGCTACTTGAATCTTACGGCAGTATCGCCAAAATTGATTCCGCTCGTCGGCGCGGTTTATATCATTTTGAGCTCAAAAATGTACCACAATTTAACCGCAAAGCCTTTTGGAAATCTTACCAGTTATCGGATCTCACTATTTTTGCTTTACCTGCCGTATTTAGTTCGGCAGAATTAGACGGTGGCACGCAATTATTGCTTTCGAGTTTTAATAAAGCAGACCGCTTAAAAGGTAAAGTGTTGGATCTTGGCTGTGGTGCCGGTGTGATTGGGGCAAGTCTTAAACAACAATTCGAAAAAATCAAATTAACCATGTCCGATATTCATGCGATGGCGCTCGAATCATCTCGTCGTACACTTGCGGAAAATGCACTGGAAGGAGCAATTGTGGCAAGCGATGTTTTTTCAAATATCGAAGAACGTTTTGATTTGATTGTATCTAATCCGCCGTTTCACGATGGCATTGATACCGCTTATCGAGCAGTGGAAGATTTAATCGCCCAAGCGAAACAACATTTAAATCGCGGTGGTGAACTGCGTATTGTCGCGAATGCTTTCTTACCTTATCCAAATTTACTGGATCAGGCTTTCGGCTCGCATAAAATGATTGCAAAATCAAATAAATTTAAGGTGTATTCGGCAATCGCAAGATAGCTCCCCTTTAAAAAGACGGCAAAATCCTGACCTGCCGTCTTGTTCTTTTAAGTTTTGGCTAGTGTCCAAACCTGAATTTCTTGAACTCCCTTTTTCAATAATTCCGCACAAATCGTATTAAGCGTTGAACCGGTGGTGACAACATCATCAATAATCGCAACTCGCCGATAATGTTTAATCGGCTGATAAGAAAATGCTCCCTTTAAATTATGACGGCGTTCTAGTGCAGACAATTCTCGTTGTGCTTGAGTTGATTTGGTACGAATTAAGCTCCGGGTATCCAATGGTAATCTCAACCAATTAGCCAAATAATTTGCAATCAACTCACTTTGATTAAAGCCTCTTTGCCAATAACGTTGCCAATGTAGCGGAACAGGCATAAGTACCTCAGGTAACATTAATTGATGTTCGCGGCGAGCATTTTTAACCGCCAGTAAAAGTAAACGGGCAAGTGGACGATCCAGCCAATATTTTCCTTGAAACTTAAAGTGATGGATCCATTCTGCCAACGGTGCTTTATAACGTGAAACCAATACCATTCGTTGCCATTTAGGTTCATTACGCAAACATTCGCCACAATATAAATGCGACTCAGCCAATAATGCTCCGCAACAACCGCAATATGGGGCTTGTTCCAACCGACGATAACAACGGCTACAAATGCCTTGTGTTGCGATCCGTAACACCCGTTCACATTCAATACAACGAAAACAGCAAATATTCATTCTTTCCTCCAGATATATAACCCTTTGTATCAAATTTCTGTTGGAAAAATGCGAGAATTTTTGCGATACGGATCGGAAAAACGTACAATTCCATGTTAAAAATAGGGAGAGAAACTATGAATAAACCACAGCAACCAATTAAGATCGTCTTTTTTGATATTGATGAAACCCTTTATATCAAACAAAAAGCATTAATTCCTGAATCGATTAAAAAAGAAGTGTTACCTCGTTTAAAAGAAAAAGGCATTATGACGGCGATTGCAACCGGGAGAAATTTCGGTAGTTTACCAAAAGCCTTAAAACCTCTCATTGATAATCACTACTTTGAATTATTCGTCACCATTAACGGACAATATAATTTCTATCAAGATCAACTTATTAGTGAATATGCACTAACTGCTTCGCAAATTGCAAGATGTATCGAAAAACTAACCGCTCTCGGCATTGTTTATGCTTTTGTGACTAAAGATGAGATCGCCGTTTCACAAGATAATGATATTGTACGTGAAGCACTTAATCCGATTAAGCCCGATTATATTGTTGATCCCAAATATTACTTACATCACACCGCCGTACAATTATTAGCTTTCTATCCCGAATCGCAAGATCAAGAAGTCATTGATAGCGGTATTTTCAGTGATGAATTAAAAGTCTGTCGTTGGCATCCAATGGGTGTTGATATTCTTAGAAAAGAAAATTCAAAAGCACGTGGTATAGAAGATGTAATTAAACACTTCGGTTTAAATATTGAAAATACAATGGCGTTCGGTGACGGCTTTAATGATATGGAAATGTTTGATACGGTTGGTTTTAGTGTCGCAATGGGTAATGCGGAAAACGAACTGAAAGAGCGAGCAGATTATGTTACCAAGCCTATTGAAGAAGACGGTATTCTTCACGCTTTAGAACAACTTGATATTATTTAATTTTGCTTAAGCTATCGTGTTCGATAGCTTTTTTATATTTTGTTAATAATCATTCTCATATATAATAGTACATAGCCTTTACATTATTTACCATTAGAGAGTATATGAAATTTAAATTAGTCTTTACACTTTTATCTATTAGTTGCGCCTTCCATCACTTGCTGAAATTGAAAATGTTTCACAAAAAATTTCCGAACGCTTAGATGATCTACGTGCACAAACTGAAGTCACTACTCCACGCCATATCAATAAGACGATTGAACAACCGAAAATTGCGGCACCTCAAAGAGAAAGTAAACAAATATCAATGACAAAAGAGGCATTAATCCAACGGCCAGACTTACTTTCTAATGCACTAAATTTAGCATTATTACAAGGCAATACGGATACAGTCGAATTTCTCTTCCCGCTATATCAAAAAATGCCGAAACGTTATCAAGATAGTGGTTTTATTAAATGGTCAGAGGCCATTTTAGCTCGTCATTACGGCGATTATACAAAAACTATTCAACATTATCGTGAAATCCTAGCAACCTATCCGGAGGCAACCGCCGCTCGCTTACAGCTGGCTATTGCCCTATTTGAAAATAATCAATACGAGGCTTCCGAAGACCAATTCCAAAAAGTTCGTTCCGATAATATTCCAAATGAAATAAAAGCATTAACCGATAAATATCTTTCTGCGATGAGTTATAGAGATCGTTGGAATTTTTCCGGCGGTATCACTTATCTCAACGACCCGAATATCAATAATGCACCAAAAGGTGGTACACGTTACGGCAACTGGACAGCACCAAAATCGGAATCAGCTCAAGGATTCGGATTTAATTTTAATATTGGTAAAAAATGGTCGTGGGGAAACGGCTTCTATAATGAATTACGCCTAGATACAAATGGAAAATATTACTGGAACAACAAAAAATATAATGAAGTGAGTACCCGAGGTAATTTTGGTTTAGGTTATCAAACCGCTCGTTTAAATATCGCATTATTACCTTTTATGGAACAGACGTGGTATGCAGGCGGTTCAAAAAGTAGTGAATCGATCAAACGTTTCTCTAAATCAGGCGGTACAATGCTTGAAACTACCTATTGGATTTCGCCTCAATGGCAATGGAATAATGCCTATGAATATGCCGAAATGCGTTATATGGATCGCTTACATTTAAACGGCAATTATCACTTTATCTCGAGCGGATTAACTTACCTTACCAATGCTAATCAATATTGGTTTACAAACCTAAACTATAACCGTACTTCAACACGAGATAAAGACGATAGTTATATACGCCGGGGGCTAAATTTAGGATGGGGGCAAGAATGGAATTTAGGAGTTTCAACTCGCTTATCACTCAGCTATGCACAAAAAAATTATAAAGCACCTATGCCTATTTTCAGCATTACCCAACGCAATAAAGAATATGGTGTTACCGCAAGTATTTGGCATCGTGCTATCCATTATTGGGGAATTACACCACGTTTAACTTATAGCTTTACTAAAGTAAAAAGTAACCATACTTTTTACAGCTATGACAAACATCGAGTCTTTATTGAGTTTAGTAAACGTTTCTAATTTAATAACACATTATGTGCTAAAAAAGACCGCTTGTAGGCTATACAAGCGGTCTTTTTTATTTGAAAAGATACGTTGAAATTATAAACTTAAGTAAATAACCAACATCAAACGCAAAGAAAAAATAGCGATAAAGTATAATGTATAAATTTTTAATCTAAGAAATATCTAGGGAAAAATTTATATGACATTTACGAAAAATCGTATTGCACTAGCAATTTTATTTGGCATACCTACGGTTTCAGTCGTGATGCCTACTGTAGCAGTAGCACAATCTCGCTTTGATGTTACGGATCAGTTGCAATTCCAACAGGCATTAAATGCCGCAAAAATTAATCAAACACTTACAGTTATTTCGCTGTTAAATGATATTGTAATTTCCACTTATAACACAGCGGCAAATGATAAAAGAGCTTTACCATTAGAAATGGGCAATGTCACCATTGAAGGTAACAATCGTTCATTAACCGTGCGTGCGGCTCCGATTTCTTTAACCGGTAATGTTGTAATGAGTAATCTCAAATTAATTTTACCACCTGCTACCGGGGAAATTAATCTTGACGTCACCGCCAAAAGTCAGGAAGAAGTCACACAATTTATTTATCAAAACGGCAAAGATCTCACGCTCAATAATGTTGATACTCAAATCAACCAAAATGCAAAGAGTCTTGCAACGATTGTGATGGGTAACGGCACAGATACATCTGGTGAAGGTAATGGTACATTAACCTTAAGCGGTGTTGTTGGAAAACCACATTTTACCAAAGTAAAAGAAGTGATTGCAGGTAATACGAATAATAAGGAAAAAACTACCGCATCAACAATCAATATTGAAGAAAATGCCGATGTTAGCACTATTACTTTTGGTAAAGAAGCGAATCCGGTGAGTGGCTCAGTTGTTGTTAATAGTGATAATAATAGTGTTGATGTATTCCAAGGTGGAAGTGCAACAAATACCACAGTTAATCTCAAAAAGGCTAATGAGGCAACAATTAAAGACATCAAAAATGTTACGGTTGAAACGAAAAAAGCTATCTCTGCTAATCAAATTAGCAATGTAGACACACTCACATTAAAAAGTGGTGCTGTCGTAACAGCAACGGCCGCAACAACACCTCTTACGATCAATAAAATTGTTTCGGAGGGCAACAATGAAGTGAGAATTTCACCAAACAATGAAATTCAGCTCACCGAGGGCGTGACTGATAATAATCTGAAAGTGTCCCTTACTGGAGCCGGTATTATTAACAAGCCGTATGTAACTATTTCGGACGATAAGCCGGACAATGTTACGGTTGCCGATACTAACAACGGTACATTTGAATTTAAAGATAAAGCCTTTAAGTTAATTGATACTCAACAAACGACAGATATTACCGTACCAGTTATTCGATTCGAGAAAGATACAAATAATGATGGAGTCTTAACCACTAACGAAGAAGCATCCAATACGACAAATATCACGATTTCTTTTAATGAGCCTGATCAGCTTTACGGTGATGAAACAATTGAAGTTGTGATCATTCGAAACGGTAAACAAGAAACAATCCCAGTAACATTAGAGGATCATGATTACCATAACCCAATCACCATACCGATTTCAAGAAATGAAAAAGAAGCGGTAGAGATTTTTGCCGTTACTAAGGATCCGAAAAACGTAAGATCGCCGAAATCATCAACACTTACTATAAATGCGAAGAATATTACTCCACCTACTCCGGTAGAACAGAGAAACGGAAGTTCTGTAACCGCCGAAACTAAACCGGCTATTACAATTGAACAGCAAAATGGAAGTAGTTTAACCGCCGAGGCAAAACCGGAAATCGCTATTGTTCAGAAAAATGGAAGTGGCGTAACCACTGAGACTAAACCGGAAATTGCTATTGAACAGCAAAACGGAAGTGGCGTAACTGCTGAAGCTAAACCGGAAATCACTGTTGAACAGCAAAACGGAAGTGGCGTAACTGCTGAAGCTAAACCGGCTATTACTATTATTGAACAGCAAAATGGAAGTTCTGTTACTACCGAAGCTAAACCGGCGATTACTATTGAACAGCAAAACGGAAGCTCTATTACCACCGAAGTTAAACCGGCTATTACTATTGAACAGCA of Actinobacillus arthritidis contains these proteins:
- the rimI gene encoding ribosomal protein S18-alanine N-acetyltransferase yields the protein MIEVVNESDFDRLFEIEQAAHLVPWSKGTLLNNQGDKYLNLKLTEQDQIVAFAICQTVLDEATLFNIAVDPSFQAKGYGKRLLSALIERLREQGILTLWLEVRESNLAAQKLYDALGFNEVTIRKNYYPTPSGARENAVVMALYL
- a CDS encoding DNA polymerase III subunit psi, with amino-acid sequence MNRRDLLLNEMNIPQWVLTKPQVLKGDAQIRLDKAVKLVVVCEENHQTSGLFSDILRTLQLRPNQYQWLDAEQAQRLAFEHQPIFWLIQAESQAVEIAKKFANQTAWQHSSWQDLTNVATKRQLWRQMAAFCQHFEDNHD
- a CDS encoding phosphoribosyltransferase family protein encodes the protein MNICCFRCIECERVLRIATQGICSRCYRRLEQAPYCGCCGALLAESHLYCGECLRNEPKWQRMVLVSRYKAPLAEWIHHFKFQGKYWLDRPLARLLLLAVKNARREHQLMLPEVLMPVPLHWQRYWQRGFNQSELIANYLANWLRLPLDTRSLIRTKSTQAQRELSALERRHNLKGAFSYQPIKHYRRVAIIDDVVTTGSTLNTICAELLKKGVQEIQVWTLAKT
- the pdxH gene encoding pyridoxamine 5'-phosphate oxidase, which codes for MDLHNIREDYSKQELSQAHCHADPIQQFEQWLQEAITAKANEPTAMNVATVLDGKPTSRIVLLKEVNPNGFVFFTNYQSRKGQAIEQNPYAALTFFWAELERSVRIEGQIEKISAEESDRYFASRPYTSQVGAWASNQSQVLASKSELVAKAALIAAKHPLHVPRPPHWGGYIVLPERIEFWQGRPSRLHDRIYYRLVEGKWHKERLSP
- a CDS encoding Cof-type HAD-IIB family hydrolase codes for the protein MNKPQQPIKIVFFDIDETLYIKQKALIPESIKKEVLPRLKEKGIMTAIATGRNFGSLPKALKPLIDNHYFELFVTINGQYNFYQDQLISEYALTASQIARCIEKLTALGIVYAFVTKDEIAVSQDNDIVREALNPIKPDYIVDPKYYLHHTAVQLLAFYPESQDQEVIDSGIFSDELKVCRWHPMGVDILRKENSKARGIEDVIKHFGLNIENTMAFGDGFNDMEMFDTVGFSVAMGNAENELKERADYVTKPIEEDGILHALEQLDII
- the srmB gene encoding ATP-dependent RNA helicase SrmB; the encoded protein is MTTETPFMTFEELDLAPQLLKALNKKGYKRPTAVQAETIPHALDGRDLLGSAPTGTGKTAAFLLPAIQHLLDYPRRKPGAPRILILTPTRELAMQVAEEAQAFAEFTKLSIATITGGVAYQNHGEVFNSNQDIVVATPGRLMQYIKEENFDCRAVEILIFDEADRMLQMGFGQDAEKIAAETRWRKHTWLFSATLEGELLVDFTDRILDNPLKIDAEPSRRERKKIQQWYYHADNLEHKTKLLARLISTMEMEKAIVFVRRREDVRELSDTLRKRGLRSTYLEGDMAQTQRNQAIARLKDGVVNVLVATDVAARGIDIDDVDYVINFDLPYSADTYLHRIGRTARAGKKGSAISLVEAHDYKLLGKIKRYTEELLKARVIEGLEPRTKAPKDGELNTTTKKEKARIKKRKEAKKEAAKAKVKVRHKDTKNIGKRRKPASEAAKSA
- a CDS encoding ABC transporter substrate-binding protein — translated: MKLATLTKVSAGVLVALALTACDDKNTDAKTVAKPVAEKTFVNCVSRSPQHLSPALAMDGISYNASSQQVYNRLVEFKRGSTEIEPALAESWDISEDGLTYTFHLRKGVKFHSNKEFTPSRDFNADDVVFSFNRQLDPNHPYHTVSKATYPYFKAMKFPTLLKSVEKVDDHTVKFTLTKRDATFVSSLGMDFTSIYSAEYADAMLKAGKPETIDTTPIGTGPFAFTGYVLDQASRYVAHKDYWKGKADFDRLIFEIVPDATARYAKLQAGQCDLIDFPNATDIEKMKTDPKVQLLSQPGLNIAYVAFNTEKAPFDNVKVRQALNLAVDKKAIIDVVYQGAGIAAKNPLPPTIWGYNDSLPESEFNIEKAKQLLAEAGYPNGFETELWVQPVVRASNPNPRRMSEIIQADWAKIGVKAKLVTYEWGDYIKRTKAGELTAGTYGWSGDNGDPDNFLSPLFGSANVGNSNYARFNSPELDALLDKALGLSDKAERTRLYEQAQVLLREQAPWINVAHSINFAPTSKRVQDYKQSPFGYTYLYGTKLAD
- a CDS encoding aldehyde dehydrogenase family protein; its protein translation is MKDLNVFDKNYGLLINGEWTQGSSNDLLPSYNPANGEVLAHFVDATDADVDAAVKAAQEAFKSWRKTTVAERAAILNKIADVIDENSELFALQETLDNGKPIRETRAADIPLVADHFRYFASAIRAGEGSLNQINQEELSLVLREPIGVVGQIIPWNFPFLMAAWKIAPALAAGCTVVIHPSSTTSLSLLSFAQKINHLLPKGVLNVITGKGSKSGEYMLKHKGFNKLAFTGSTEVGRHIAISAAELLIPATLELGGKSANIFFDDMPFDKALEGAQKGILFNQGQVCCAGSRIFVQEGIYDKFVAALAEEFKKVKVGLPWEDDTQMGAQVNAGRLNTILKYVKIGEEEGCRIITGGKKVLADNLVNGEFVEPTLIESKDNNSRIAQEEIFGPVATVIKFKTEEDVIRMANDSEYGLGGGVWTKDINRALRVAQAIETGRVWVNCYNILPAGAPFGGYKSSGIGRETHQMMLDAYTQVKNIYISTREEREGMY
- the rsmC gene encoding 16S rRNA (guanine(1207)-N(2))-methyltransferase RsmC, whose translation is MLSLESEVLNRHLPLFANKSILFFGDIRDRFVDQIKANAKSVDIFSSYFDYARQYADVNFGLDCEIKAELAVFYWTKNKQECQYQLLQWLSQAAVGQEMLIIGENRAGVRSVEKLLESYGSIAKIDSARRRGLYHFELKNVPQFNRKAFWKSYQLSDLTIFALPAVFSSAELDGGTQLLLSSFNKADRLKGKVLDLGCGAGVIGASLKQQFEKIKLTMSDIHAMALESSRRTLAENALEGAIVASDVFSNIEERFDLIVSNPPFHDGIDTAYRAVEDLIAQAKQHLNRGGELRIVANAFLPYPNLLDQAFGSHKMIAKSNKFKVYSAIAR